Within the Papaver somniferum cultivar HN1 unplaced genomic scaffold, ASM357369v1 unplaced-scaffold_132, whole genome shotgun sequence genome, the region TTTAATGCCCTCTTAGGCACTGAGGATAAGAATGGTGGTCTAGaagttgatgactctgattttgAATACCTTAGAAAATTTTGTTCTGCGTTTAACttgcatgatcctggtttttctGGTCCTAGGTTTacttggtccaatatgcaacaaggtcctgatCTTATTCTTGAAAGATTGGACAAATTTCTTATTAAGTAATCTGCTGAAGTCTAATTTCCTAAACTTTGTGTTAATAATTTACCTAGAGACTCTTATGATCACTGCCCCATGCATATAGGTTTTAACTTTGAAGACATTTGTATGCCTAGGCCCTTCCACTTCATGGATATGTGGATTGAAGACCCCACTTGTAGAGATATTATAGCTAATTTTTGGTCTGTCAATGTGATAGGTTCCCTTGCCTATAAGCTTAAAGCTAAACTTCCGAGTACCAAGAAAGGTCTTAGAGATTGGAATAAATCCtcatttggtaatattcaaaccaaTATATCTACTACCAGGGAAGAGATAGTTGATATCCAAACTTCCAATCATACTAATTTTAGCTCTATACCTAGACTTAGATCTAGATTAGAGTATCTATACAATCCAGATGAACTCTATTGGAAGGACAAGTCTAGAGAGGTCTGGCTTATGAAAGGTGACAAAAACTCACCCTATTTTCATAGAGTTACCCTCTTGAGAAGAAAGAGAAACGCTATTAGTTGGATTAAGGATTCTTCTGATACTATTCAAACTGATAGAAATAGTATTGGTACGTCATTTATAAATTACTTCAAAACTCTTTATTCTTCCCATCCCCAACTATTCCAGGATAAAATCCTTCAATACCTTCCTGTCAAGTTCTCAGAAGCTGATAATGCTCATCTAAATTCTCCTCTTTCCCCAGAGGAGATAAAGAATGTTGTTTTCCAAATGAGAGGATAAAAGGCTATAGGACCTGATGGCTTCACTGGTATTTTTTATCAAAAGAATTGGGATATTGTTGGGGGGGTGTCATTGAGATGACTCAGACTTGCATTAGAACTAGACATATCGCGAAAGTTTTTAACCATACCAATATTGCTCTTATCCCCAAAGTGCCACTTGCTTAGTTGGTCTCTCGGTATAGACCTATATGTCTGTGTAATTTCATTTATAAAATCCTTTCCTGAACTTTAGCCAATAGATTGAAGCCTTTTATGAATAACATAATTTACCAAAATCAAAGTGCATTTATTCCTAAGAGGAGTACTTCTGATAATATTCTTCTAGCTAATGAGGCTAtatatgttgtcaatcacaatgaCAAAACTGAAGGCATTGCTGCCataaaacttgatatgtccaaatcTTATGATAAGCTGGAGTGGTCTTTTCTTAAAAATGTTTTAAAAAATTGGGCTGTGTGATCACTGGATAAAACTTATTAACCAGTGTGTTTCTTCTGTTTCTTACTTTATCCTCTTCAATGGTATCCCCACTGGTTTTTTCAAACCAGAAATACGACTGAGGCAGGGAGACCCTCTGTCCCCTTATCTTTATATTATTTGCTTTGAGTCTCTATCTTCTTACATTGATACCCTCTCTAAAAAGGGACTGGTTGAAGGCATAAAAGTATGTAAATATGCTCCAGCTATGACACACCTTTTGTTTGCTGATTATTCCCTCCCTTTTTCTAAAGCCATTATTAAAGATTTTCAGACTATCAAAGAGTATCTTCAAAAATACTGCATGGCCTCTGgtcaagaaataaattttgataaataTGGATTCCTCTTTAGTAAGAAAATTCCTGAACATATGATATCCCAACTTTCCAATATTCTGGATATCCAAAACAAGGATTTAGGATAAAAGTATCTTGGCACCCCTTTAGTGTTTCAAGCTTCTAAAATTCAAACCCACGTGGG harbors:
- the LOC113332872 gene encoding uncharacterized protein LOC113332872, whose protein sequence is MVIPEKHEVSKPDYAQLCLSITKLGDLPTINLSNCTLNIHSLVDPYGSYNVPVDESPSNNGVCNNSLQNVANMSLDSTQDISQMGGSNNSQLGDSSVPTTQVNSNPSSPVIDNLNISSPINHFTVNNVNMACWNIRGFGKRTVNKELNMLCRNINPDIIFLSGTKMNKDLAARGLRNMGFPCIFNVPSIGRSGGLVLAWKKEIHLNIISSSLRGTEDKNGGLEVDDSDFEYLRKFCSAFNLHDPGFSGPRFTWSNMQQGPDLILERLDKFLIKPFHFMDMWIEDPTCRDIIANFWSVNVIGSLAYKLKAKLPSTKKGLRDWNKSSFGNIQTNISTTREEIVDIQTSNHTNFSSIPRLRSRLEYLYNPDELYWKDKSREVWLMKGDKNSPYFHRVTLLRRKRNAISWIKDSSDTIQTDRNSIGTSFINYFKTLYSSHPQLFQDKILQYLPVKFSEADNAHLNSPLSPEEIKNVVFQMRG